The Gordonia terrae genome contains the following window.
GCTGACCGGTGCGCTGCTCGACCGCGAGACCCAACGGTGCGTTGCCGAGGCCGCCGAACTCGTCGAGTCGCTGGGCCACCGCACCGAGATGGTGCCGTTGCCGGTCGATCGCGACTACGTCCGGGACTTCATCGACTACTGGTCATTGCTGGCCCTGGCGCTGGACCGGTTCGGAAAGCGGGTCGTCGACAAGGGCTTCGACCGCTCGCAGGTCGACTCCTTCACCCGCGGGTTGTCGCGGAGCGCCCTCCGGCACTTCTACCGGCTCCCCGGCGCGGTTCGCGGGTTGAAGAAGTCGACCGCCACGATTCGGGGTCTGCACGACACCTTCGACGTGATCCTCACCCCGACCGTCGTCCATACAACTCCCGAGATCGGATACCTCGATCCGGCAATCGAATTCGACGAGGCGATGGACCGGCTGACGAAGTTCATCGCGTTCACCCCGGCCAACAACACCGCGGGCACCCCGGCGATCAGTTTGCCACTCGGACAGACGGAGTCGGGTATGCCGGTGGGCATCCACTTCGCCGCCGACCTCGGCCAGGAGCGCACCCTCCTCGAATTGGCCTTCGAACTCGAAGCCGCCAAGCCGTTCGCGCGGATCCAGGACGCCTGAGTCCCGGGGTTGATTGTGTTCCCGCGGTTCCGTTTCCGTTCCGCTTATTGGATCCGATAAGCGCGACGGAAACCGCGCCGCGAGAAGGACCCACACCAACGACGGACGCACCACCGAAGATCGGTGGTGCGTCTGTCGTTGCGGATCGAGCGCGAGTGGCCTAGTGCTGCACGGCCTTCTCGGCACCGATGCCGGTGAGGGACCGAACTTCCATCTCCGCGTTGCGTTCCGGGGTGCCGTTGTCCGACGGGGTCGTCAGCGTGCCGACGATGCCGAGGACGAAGGCCAGCGGGATCGAGATGATGCCGGGGTTGGCCAACGGGAACCAGGCGAAGTCGGCGCCGGAGATCATGGCGGTCGACGACCCGGAGACGGCGGGGGAGAAGATGATCAGCACGATCGTGGAGATCAGGCCGCCGTACATGCTCCACAGGGCGCCGCGGGTGTTGAAGCGCTTCCAGTAGAGCGAGTAGACGATCGTCGGCAGGTTCGCGGCCGCGGCGATCGCGAAGGCCAGCGCCACCAGGAAGGCGATGTTCTGACCGTTGGCGAGGATGCCGAGGACGATGCTGACGATGCCGAGGACGACGACCGTGTACCGCGAGACGCGGACCTGGTCGGCCTCACTTGCCTTGTTGCGCTTGATCACCGAGGCGTAGATGTCGTGGGCGAAGGAGGCGGACGCCGTGATGGCGAGGCCGGCGACCACGGCGAGGATCGTCGCGAAGGCGACCGCCGAGATGATGCCCAGGAGGACGACACCGCCGAGCTCGAACGCCAACAGAGGTGCCGCGGAGTTCTGTCCGCCCGCGGCGTCGAGGATCTTGTCCGGGCCGACCAGGGCGGCCGCTCCGTAACCGAGGACCAGGGTGAACAGGTAGAAGGCACCGATCAGGGCGATGGCCCAGACCACCGACTTGCGAGCCTCCTTGGCGGTCGGCACGGTGTAGAAGCGCATCAGCACGTGGGGCAGGCCCGCGGTGCCGAGGACGAGTGCGATGGCGAGCGAGATGAAGTTGATCTGGCTCGTCAGCGATCCGCCGTACTGGGCACCGGGTGCGAGAACGTCACGCGCGGCGACCTTTTCGCTGGTCGAGTCGGTGACCGCGTCCTGCGCCGCACCGAGGATCGACGACAGGTTCATGCCGAACTTGGCCAGGACGATGAACGTCATGATGCCGGCGCCCGCGATGAGCAGGACGGCCTTGATGATCTGCACCCAGGTGGTGCCCTTCATGCCGCCGATGAGCACGTAGACGATCATCA
Protein-coding sequences here:
- a CDS encoding solute symporter family protein, whose translation is MNTTVPSSDVTVLAATVGSPVANIAIFAAFVAVTMFVVIKASKNNNTAADFFTGGRGFSGPQNGIAIAGDYLSAASFLGIAGAIAVYGYDGFLYSIGFLVAWLVALLLVAELLRNTGKFTMADVLSFRLKQRPVRLAAAISTLAVSLFYLLAQMAGAGGLVALLLDIEGRLGQSIVIAVVGALMIVYVLIGGMKGTTWVQIIKAVLLIAGAGIMTFIVLAKFGMNLSSILGAAQDAVTDSTSEKVAARDVLAPGAQYGGSLTSQINFISLAIALVLGTAGLPHVLMRFYTVPTAKEARKSVVWAIALIGAFYLFTLVLGYGAAALVGPDKILDAAGGQNSAAPLLAFELGGVVLLGIISAVAFATILAVVAGLAITASASFAHDIYASVIKRNKASEADQVRVSRYTVVVLGIVSIVLGILANGQNIAFLVALAFAIAAAANLPTIVYSLYWKRFNTRGALWSMYGGLISTIVLIIFSPAVSGSSTAMISGADFAWFPLANPGIISIPLAFVLGIVGTLTTPSDNGTPERNAEMEVRSLTGIGAEKAVQH